The Arachis ipaensis cultivar K30076 chromosome B07, Araip1.1, whole genome shotgun sequence genome includes a window with the following:
- the LOC107607185 gene encoding uncharacterized protein LOC107607185 encodes MERKLQLEELECLRLEAYENAQFYKEKAKAFHDQNIRRKSFKIGDEVLVYNSRLRLMPGKLRPRWDGPFKVVDVKPYGVVEVIHPVNGVKFKINGHRVKLYHTQPKNAKELEIFLLGEVSK; translated from the coding sequence ATGGAACGTAAGCTCCAGTTGGAGGAATTAGAATGCCTTAGGTtggaagcatatgagaatgctcaGTTTTACAAGGAAAAAGCTAAGGCATTCCATGACCAGAATATTAGGAGGAAGAGCTTTAAGATAGGTGATGAAGTACTTGTGTACAATTCAAGGTTGCGATTGATGCCCGGGAAATTAAGACCTAGATGGGACGGGCCGTTTAAAGTGGTAGATGTCAAGCCTTATGGAGTGGTGGAAGTGATTCACCCTGTCAACGGAGTTAAGTTCAAAATCAATGGTCATCGGGTGAAACTTTATCACACTCAACCCAAGaatgccaaggagttggagattttCCTCCTTGGGGAAGTTTCTAAGTGA